A portion of the Bacillus oleivorans genome contains these proteins:
- a CDS encoding AAA family ATPase, whose product MFLTSIHYKPNDITRYPFSLPIFAKLQTLTFTKPVTLFVGENGTGKSTLLQGLACITNRNLIGAQDLADHQDMRSGQELAKAIRPTYKTITNRGFFLRAEDFISFSRRVRSMIEDAENELKQIEIDYKGRSAYAKSLASLPHTRTLHDLRARYGDGLDVRSHGEKFLDFFYSQIHPSGLYILDEPEAPLSPIKQIALIKMIIDSVGEGSQFMISTHSPILMAIPGATIYSLEDDQMIEREYEEIEHVQLTKQFLESPERFLRHL is encoded by the coding sequence TTGTTCTTAACTTCGATCCACTATAAACCAAACGATATAACACGATATCCGTTTTCCCTTCCTATTTTTGCAAAATTACAAACTCTCACCTTTACGAAACCTGTCACCCTATTTGTCGGTGAAAATGGGACAGGAAAGTCAACTTTACTACAGGGACTGGCCTGTATAACGAATCGAAACCTGATTGGTGCTCAAGATCTAGCAGACCATCAAGACATGAGATCCGGTCAAGAATTGGCCAAAGCCATTCGTCCGACTTATAAAACAATAACAAACCGAGGATTTTTTTTGCGGGCTGAAGACTTTATCTCCTTTTCACGTCGTGTTCGTTCTATGATTGAAGATGCAGAGAATGAGTTAAAGCAAATTGAAATCGACTATAAGGGACGGTCCGCCTATGCAAAAAGTCTGGCATCCCTTCCCCATACTCGCACTCTTCATGATCTTCGCGCAAGGTATGGAGACGGTTTAGATGTTCGCTCTCACGGAGAAAAATTTCTAGATTTTTTTTACTCCCAGATCCATCCTAGTGGCCTCTATATATTAGATGAACCTGAAGCTCCCCTATCCCCAATTAAACAAATTGCATTGATAAAAATGATCATAGATAGTGTAGGAGAAGGAAGTCAGTTTATGATTTCGACTCATTCGCCGATTTTAATGGCGATTCCAGGTGCAACCATTTATTCTTTAGAGGACGATCAAATGATAGAAAGAGAGTATGAAGAAATAGAGCATGTGCAGCTGACCAAACAATTTTTAGAATCACCGGAAAGATTTCTTAGGCATTTATAG
- a CDS encoding rhodanese-like domain-containing protein produces MIGLLIVLGAIITYILYNYFTQKKIVKTLTQDDFISGYRKAQLIDVREPNEFDGGHILGARNIPLSQLKMRMKEVRPDKPVYLYCQSGVRSGRAARMLYRKGYRNLYHLQGGFKKWTGKIKTKN; encoded by the coding sequence ATGATTGGATTACTCATCGTACTCGGAGCAATTATTACTTATATACTTTATAATTATTTCACGCAGAAAAAAATCGTTAAGACCCTTACACAGGATGACTTTATTTCTGGTTATCGCAAAGCACAGCTGATCGATGTTCGCGAACCTAATGAATTTGACGGCGGTCACATTCTAGGAGCGAGAAATATTCCGCTGTCTCAGCTGAAAATGCGAATGAAAGAGGTTCGTCCAGATAAACCCGTTTATCTTTATTGCCAAAGTGGAGTCCGCAGCGGCCGGGCAGCGAGAATGCTCTATCGGAAAGGGTATCGTAACCTTTATCATTTACAAGGCGGCTTTAAAAAATGGACAGGCAAAATTAAAACTAAAAACTAG
- a CDS encoding vitamin B12-dependent ribonucleotide reductase: MLATESTKHINIERLNKDIAIFPAVHPITPEMHTTHKGVSRLVMLDRYSFKDTEKITLTEGDFVVLTIKEDPKFPARGLGYIEKIDWEAKKATVFVEEEYRGVLEKEEEMKTGLILRSLDVIEKPLEIFYEQIAKRVAKGLSEVETTEEKQQEWFDKFYAELSAKNFIPAGRVLYGAGSGTEVTYFNCYVMPFVPDSREGISEHRKQVMEIMSRGGGVGTNGSTLRPRNTLAKGVNGKSSGSVSWLDDIAKLTHLVEQGGSRRGAQMIMMSVWHPDIIEFIISKMQNPRILRFLIENTKDEQIRKAAEDKLKFTPFTEQEKNMYQGIINYKNIPGYGGFGEAIIRDAEEKLRIGGTYSVHNPEFLTGANISVCLTNEFMEAVENNDLFALQFPDVESYTPEEMKLYNEEWHEVGDVREWSRKGHKVRTYRKIRAQELWNLINICATYSAEPGIFFIDNANEMTNAKAYGQQVVATNPCGEQPLAPYSVCNLAAVNLAEMANKETKTVDIEKLKKTVEIGTRMQDNVIDATPYFLEANKKQALGERRVGLGVMGLHDLLIYCEKEYGSEEGNKLIDEVFKTIAETAYRTSIEIAKEKGSFPYLAGQTEADTNRLRDAFTATGFMKKMPDDIKENIKKYGIRNSHLLTVAPTGSTGTMVGVSTGLEPYFSFSYYRSGRLGKFIEVKADIVQEYLDAHPEADPNNLPNWFVSAMELSPEAHADVQCIIQKWIDSSISKTVNAPRGYSVEQVKKVYERLYKGGAKGGTVYVDGSRDAQVLTLKAEENSFEEQLELLEEEPKKVVLVDTIQDLRATSVTFGSEIGDTCPVCRKGTVEEIGGCNTCTNCNAQLKCGL; the protein is encoded by the coding sequence ATGCTTGCGACCGAGAGCACAAAACACATTAATATTGAAAGACTGAATAAGGATATAGCGATATTTCCTGCAGTCCACCCCATTACACCAGAGATGCACACAACCCATAAAGGGGTATCCAGACTTGTTATGCTAGATCGTTATTCCTTTAAGGACACCGAGAAAATAACTCTCACTGAGGGAGATTTTGTTGTTCTGACGATTAAAGAAGATCCGAAATTTCCTGCTCGTGGGTTAGGCTACATAGAGAAGATTGACTGGGAAGCAAAGAAAGCTACTGTTTTTGTCGAAGAGGAGTACCGCGGGGTTCTTGAAAAAGAGGAAGAAATGAAAACCGGTTTAATCTTACGTTCTTTAGATGTAATTGAAAAGCCGCTTGAAATTTTCTATGAACAAATTGCGAAAAGAGTAGCAAAAGGATTATCAGAAGTTGAAACAACAGAAGAAAAGCAACAAGAATGGTTTGATAAATTTTATGCAGAGCTTTCTGCGAAAAACTTTATACCGGCTGGACGTGTCCTCTATGGAGCAGGTTCAGGAACAGAGGTTACTTATTTTAACTGCTACGTGATGCCTTTTGTTCCAGATTCAAGAGAAGGAATTTCTGAGCACCGGAAGCAAGTGATGGAAATCATGAGCCGCGGCGGCGGAGTTGGAACGAACGGTTCGACATTAAGACCGCGTAACACGCTTGCTAAAGGCGTAAATGGGAAATCGTCTGGATCGGTATCATGGCTGGATGATATTGCGAAGCTGACGCATTTAGTTGAACAGGGCGGAAGTCGCAGAGGGGCCCAAATGATTATGATGTCGGTGTGGCATCCAGATATTATCGAATTTATTATCTCGAAAATGCAAAATCCTCGGATTTTACGATTCCTCATCGAAAATACAAAAGACGAGCAAATACGAAAAGCGGCAGAGGATAAATTAAAATTTACCCCATTTACCGAACAAGAAAAAAATATGTATCAGGGTATTATCAACTATAAAAATATTCCCGGTTATGGAGGATTCGGTGAAGCGATTATTCGGGATGCAGAGGAAAAGCTAAGAATCGGAGGAACTTACTCTGTTCATAATCCTGAGTTTTTAACTGGAGCTAATATTTCGGTTTGTTTAACAAACGAATTTATGGAAGCTGTTGAAAATAATGATCTGTTTGCCCTGCAATTCCCTGATGTAGAATCCTATACACCTGAAGAAATGAAACTCTACAATGAAGAATGGCACGAGGTCGGGGACGTCAGAGAATGGTCAAGAAAAGGACACAAGGTCCGCACTTATCGTAAAATTCGAGCACAAGAACTGTGGAACCTGATTAATATTTGTGCCACGTATTCAGCTGAACCCGGTATCTTCTTTATTGATAATGCAAACGAGATGACCAATGCAAAAGCTTACGGTCAGCAGGTTGTAGCGACCAATCCGTGTGGTGAACAGCCACTTGCACCATATTCTGTGTGTAATTTAGCTGCTGTGAATTTAGCTGAAATGGCAAATAAAGAGACCAAAACGGTTGACATTGAAAAGTTAAAGAAAACAGTTGAAATTGGCACCAGAATGCAAGATAACGTAATTGACGCAACTCCATATTTCTTAGAGGCTAATAAAAAACAAGCCCTAGGAGAACGGCGGGTTGGGCTTGGAGTAATGGGTCTGCATGACTTGTTGATTTACTGTGAAAAAGAATATGGGTCTGAAGAAGGCAATAAACTCATCGATGAAGTGTTCAAAACAATTGCAGAAACAGCTTACCGGACTTCAATTGAAATCGCGAAAGAAAAAGGAAGCTTCCCATACTTGGCTGGTCAGACAGAAGCTGACACGAATCGTTTAAGAGATGCCTTTACTGCTACAGGTTTCATGAAAAAAATGCCTGATGATATTAAAGAAAACATCAAAAAATATGGAATTCGAAATTCACATTTATTAACTGTTGCACCAACAGGAAGCACAGGTACGATGGTCGGTGTTTCTACTGGACTCGAACCATATTTCTCCTTCTCTTATTATAGAAGCGGACGTTTAGGTAAATTTATTGAGGTTAAAGCTGATATTGTTCAAGAATATTTAGATGCTCATCCAGAGGCAGATCCAAATAATCTTCCAAACTGGTTTGTTTCTGCGATGGAGCTTTCTCCAGAAGCTCATGCAGATGTTCAATGTATTATCCAAAAATGGATTGACAGTTCGATTAGTAAAACGGTTAATGCACCAAGAGGATATAGCGTCGAGCAAGTGAAAAAAGTTTATGAACGCCTCTATAAAGGCGGAGCAAAAGGCGGTACAGTTTACGTTGATGGTAGCCGTGATGCTCAAGTATTAACATTAAAAGCCGAAGAAAATAGCTTTGAAGAACAGCTCGAGCTTCTTGAAGAAGAACCTAAAAAAGTAGTACTTGTAGATACTATTCAGGATCTTCGTGCCACGAGTGTGACATTCGGATCCGAAATTGGAGATACCTGTCCAGTTTGCCGCAAGGGTACGGTCGAAGAAATCGGCGGATGCAATACTTGTACAAACTGTAATGCCCAATTGAAATGCGGTCTATAA